From Corvus cornix cornix isolate S_Up_H32 chromosome 1A, ASM73873v5, whole genome shotgun sequence, a single genomic window includes:
- the MCAT gene encoding malonyl-CoA-acyl carrier protein transacylase, mitochondrial: MGGWAAAPWRLGGCSGRGGLRGAARRWGSSRPGAGDRAATLSDLLQTSVEAEEPDAAAARREWRCPREGTVLLFPGQGSQFVGMCRGLQRYPGVRDMYRLAEKVLGYDLLSLCLEGPRDALDRTQHCQPAVFVASLAAVEKLNHLQPEVVERCVAAAGYSVGEFAALVFAGALGFAEALYAVKVRAEAMQKASEAVPSGMLSVVGRREANYKFACLEARKYCESLGIENPVCTVSNYLFPDSRVIAGHLQALEFLQENARKYYFKRAKMLPVSGAFHTRLMEPAVEPLAEVLKSIEIQKPLLCVYSNVDGKKYMHSKHIQKLLVKQVVSPVLWEQTMHSVYERKQGTEFPYTYEVGPGNQLGAILKQCNLKAWKQYKHVDALEDEEEAEIK, translated from the exons ATGGGCGGCTGGGCCGCGGCGCCATGGCGGCTTGGTGGCTGCAGCGGGCGCGGCGGCCTCCGCGGCGCTGCGCGGCGGTGGGGCAGCTCCCGCCCCGGCGCTGGGGACCGGGCGGCGACCCTGAGCGACCTCCTGCAGACTTCGGTGGAGGCCGAGGAGCCGGACGCGGCGGCGGCGAGGCGGGAGTGGCGATGCCCCCGGGAGGGCACggtgctgctcttccctgggcagggcagccagTTCGTGGGGATGTGCCGCGGGCTGCAGCGGTACCCCGGCGTGCGGGACATGTACCGCCTGGCCGAGAAGGTGCTGGGCTACGAcctgctctccctctgcctgGAGGGGCCGCGGGACGCGCTGGACcgcacccagcactgccagcccgCCGTGTTCGTCGCCTCCCTGGCCGCCGTGGAGAAGCTCAACCACCTGCAGCCTGAA GTGGTGGAGCGCTGCGTGGCGGCCGCCGGCTACAGCGTGGGGGAGTTCGCGGCGCTGGTCTTCGCTGGAGCCCTGGGCTTTGCCGAAG CGCTGTACGCGGTGAAAGTGCGCGCCGAAGCCATGCAAAAGGCGTCGGAAGCTGTCCCCAGTGGAATGCTCTCGGTTGTCGGTCGGCGAGAGGCAAATTACAAATTTGCCTGCCTGGAAGCCCGTAAATACTGTGAATCGCTGGGTATAGAGAACCCCGTGTGCACAGTTTCAAACTATTTGTTTCCAGACAGCAGAGTCATTGCAGGACACTTACAG GCTTTGGAGTTTTTGCAGGAGAATGCCcgaaaatactattttaaacGTGCAAAAATGCTTCCAGTCAGTGGGGCTTTTCATACCAGACTTATGGAACCAGCAGTAGAGCCACTGGCTGAAGTCCTAAAATCGATTGAGATTCAGAAACCACTGCTCTGTGTGTATTCCAATGTTGATGGCAAAAAGTACATGCACTCAAAGCACATTCAGAAGCTGTTAGTGAAGCAGGTGGTGTCACCTGTTCTGTGGGAGCAGACCATGCACTCAGTGTACGAAAGAAAGCAAGGAACAGAATTTCCTTACACGTATGAAGTGGGGCCCGGGAATCAACTAGGAGCCATTCTCAAACAATGTAATTTAAAGGCCTGGAAACAATATAAACACGTAGATGCTCTTGAAGACGAGGAAGAAGCGGAGATTAAATAA
- the TSPO gene encoding translocator protein isoform X1 produces the protein MKQYQALSRSSSVKDTVFTVSMEVPAWAPAVGFTLLPHAGGLLGSSITKREIPTWYETLQKPSWCPPNWVFAPVWGTLYTTMGYGSYLVWEELGGFNEKSVVPLGLYAGNLALNWAWTPIFFGAHKMGWGLVTLLLTTGTATATAASWYNINKTAAYLMVPYLAWLSLASALNYRIWKDNRNKKKPE, from the exons ATGAAACAGTATCAAGCATTGAGTCGGAGCAGCTCAGTAAAAGACACCGT gttCACTGTCTCAATGGAAGTACCAGCCTGGGCCCCAGCAGTAGGTTTTACACTCCTGCCCCATGCAGGAGGACTTTTAGGAAGCAGTATAACCAAAAGAGAAATCCCAACATGGTATGAAACTCTACAGAAGCCATCCTGGTGTCCACCTAACTGGGTGTTTGCTCCTGTTTGGGGAACTCTCTATACAACTATGGG atACGGCTCCTACCTGGTGTGGGAGGAACTGGGGGGCTTCAACGAAAAGTCAGTGGTTCCTCTGGGTCTGTATGCAGGAAACCTGGCATTAAACTGGGCATGGACCCCAATATTTTTTGGAGCTCACAAAATGGGATGG GGGTTGGTGACTCTCCTGCTTACAACTGGTACAGCAACAGCTACGGCTGCTTCCTGGTATAACATCAACAAAACAGCAGCGTATTTGATGGTTCCTTATTTAGCTTGGCTAAGCTTGGCTTCTGCACTCAATTATCGGATCTGGAAGGACAATCGCaacaagaaaaaacctgaataa
- the TSPO gene encoding translocator protein isoform X2 — protein MEVPAWAPAVGFTLLPHAGGLLGSSITKREIPTWYETLQKPSWCPPNWVFAPVWGTLYTTMGYGSYLVWEELGGFNEKSVVPLGLYAGNLALNWAWTPIFFGAHKMGWGLVTLLLTTGTATATAASWYNINKTAAYLMVPYLAWLSLASALNYRIWKDNRNKKKPE, from the exons ATGGAAGTACCAGCCTGGGCCCCAGCAGTAGGTTTTACACTCCTGCCCCATGCAGGAGGACTTTTAGGAAGCAGTATAACCAAAAGAGAAATCCCAACATGGTATGAAACTCTACAGAAGCCATCCTGGTGTCCACCTAACTGGGTGTTTGCTCCTGTTTGGGGAACTCTCTATACAACTATGGG atACGGCTCCTACCTGGTGTGGGAGGAACTGGGGGGCTTCAACGAAAAGTCAGTGGTTCCTCTGGGTCTGTATGCAGGAAACCTGGCATTAAACTGGGCATGGACCCCAATATTTTTTGGAGCTCACAAAATGGGATGG GGGTTGGTGACTCTCCTGCTTACAACTGGTACAGCAACAGCTACGGCTGCTTCCTGGTATAACATCAACAAAACAGCAGCGTATTTGATGGTTCCTTATTTAGCTTGGCTAAGCTTGGCTTCTGCACTCAATTATCGGATCTGGAAGGACAATCGCaacaagaaaaaacctgaataa